The window TCTCGCCGGCGATGGTCGCGGACTGTGCACCGATTCGCGCCCATCAGGCGGAGCTTGAGCGGCTGTTCAATGCAGCTGATACATTGCTTGTCGGCTACAACATCGCGTTTGATATTCGTCTTTTGGCGCAGTCCGGCATACGCATTACGAATCCGAACCGCCACGATGTCATGCAGGCGTTCTCAGAGTTTCGCAAGGTGCCCGATGCACGGCGCGGCGGCTACCGTTGGTGGAAGCTGACGGAGTGTGCGGACTACTATCGCTATGACTGGGGGACGACCGAGGCACACGGAGCACTTGCAGATACGCTTGCGACGCTCTACTGCTACCAAAAGATGAACGAACCGGTCTATGAGGAGCAGAGTCTCTTCTGAAGCCGGATGCGGCAGAGAGAGGAGGGGGCATTATGCCAAAGAAATCACATGGGAATACGCCTCCGAGCGAACCCATACGGGTGCGCAGACGGCAGGAGCTGGAACGCCGGCTTGACCGCGTACGGCGGCGCCGCGCTTCCTACCAGCGCAAGATCATCGGTACTGCGGTTGCCGTCTTTATTATCCTCATTATTCTCTGTTCTCTCCTGCCGGGGGATGATCCTACGGCGTACGGTGACAAGTGGGAAAAGCAGGTGAATGACCGTCAGATAAAGATCTTGCAGAGTTTGCAGGATAATTTTAAGTAGGTGCTTGCCATTTTCCAAAAACCGCGTATTCTATAGAGTGACGCGGTTTTTTTGATGAAGGAGTTGTTTGCATGAAATTCCAGGAGGTCATCCTCGCATTGCAGGAGTTCTGGTCGGGGCAGGGATGTATTCTCGCACAACCGTATGACGTGGAGAAGGGCGCGGGCACGATGAGCCCGTGGACGTTCCTGCGCGTGCTTGGACCCGAGCCGTGGAACGTTGCCTATGTGGAGCCGTCGCGCCGCCCTGCGGACGGGCGCTATGGGGATAATCCGAACCGTCTCTATCAGCACCACCAGTTCCAAGTTATCATGAAGCCCTCGCCGGACAATATTCAGGAGCTCTACCTTGAGAGCCTTGCGCGTCTCGGGATTCGTGCCGCCGAGCATGACATCCGCTTTGTCGAGGACAACTGGGAGTCGCCGACGCTCGGCGCGTGGGGACTCGGCTGGGAGGTCTGGCTCGACGGCATGGAGATCACGCAGTTCACGTATTTCCAACAGGTCGGCAGTCAGGATGTAAAGCCGGTCTCCGTCGAGATCACCTACGGCCTTGAGCGCCTTGCCATGTATATTCAAGGCGTGGAGAACGTCTATGACATCGCGTGGACGGATGATGTGACGTATGGAGATGTGTTCCATCAGAATGAGTTCGAGCAGTCGACGTATGCCTTTGATCTCTCGGATGAGGCGCTGCTCTTTGATCTTTTCGATAAATACGAGGCGGAGGCGGTGCGCGTCATCGGCGCGGGTCATGTGCATCCTGCGCATGACTATGTGCTGAAATGTTCGCATACGTTCAACCTGCTCGATGCACGCGGCGCGATCAGCGTTTCACAGCGCACGGCGTTCATCGGGCGCGTTCGCAAGCTCGCACGTCTCTGTGCGGAGGCGTATCTCGAACAGCGCAAGGCGCTCGGCTATCCGATGCTGAAGAAGGAGGGAAAGGCATGAGTAAGGATCTGCTGCTTGAAATCGGGACGGAGGAAGTACCCGCACACGTTATGCCGCACCTCCTTGACGATTTGAAACGTCTGGCATCGAATATGTTGGCGGAGCGTCGTTTCGCCTATGAGAACCTGCGCACGATTGGTACGCCGCGCCGCACGGCGCTCCTTGTGACGGGGCTTGCGGAGCGGCAGGAGGATGTCCGTACGGAGACGCGCGGTCCCTCGGTCGCCATTGCCTTTGACGCGGAGGGGAATCCGACAAAGGCGGGGGCAGGCTTTGCACGCGGACAGGGCATCGAGCCATCCGCGCTCATTCAACGGGACGGCTATGTCTACGCCTCCGTTCATGAGAAGGGGGCGGAGACGGCGCAGCTGCTCACGGAACTCTTGCCCGAGCTCATCCGCGCAATTCCGCTGCCGAACAGTATGCGTTGGGGGGATCTGGACTTCCGTTTCATTCGCCCGATCCGCTGGATTGTCGCGCTCTACGGGACGGAGGTTGTACCCTTTACGCTTGCAAATGTCACGAGCGGGAATACATCACGCGGACACCGTACACTTGCCCCTCAGGATTTTGTCATCGCGTCGCCCGCAGACTATGAGGCGGCGTGTGAAAAGGCGTACATCATCGTTGACCAAGAGCGTCGGCGTGCGATGATAACGGAGCAGATCGCCGCCGTTGCGAAGGAATGCAGCGGGACGGCGGAGATCACACCGGATCTCCTTGAGGAAGTCCTTTATCTTGTCGAGTACCCGACCGCACTCAGCGGATCGTTCGAGGAGAAATATCTTGCACTGCCCGCCGAGGCGGTCATCACGCCCATGCGCGACCATCAGCGCTATTTCCCTGTGAAGGCAGAGGACGGCAGTCTCCTGCCGGTATTCATCACCGTGCGCAACGGCGGGAAAGAGTATCTCGATGTGGTTGCGCACGGCAACGAGCGCGTTCTGCGTGCACGCCTTGCCGATGCGCAGTTCTTCTTTGATGAGGATCGCAAGAAGTCGCTTGCCGAGCACCGCGAAAAGCTCAAAACCGTTGTTTTTCAGCAGGGGCTTGGTTCGATGTACGAAAAGACGGAGCGTTTGATGGGGCTTGTCACAGCAATTGTCGAGGATCTTGCGGACGATGATGCGGCATACGAGATGATGGCAGTGGACGCACAACGTGCGGCAGAACTGTCGAAGGCAGATCTCGTGACGGGCATGGTGACAGAGTTCACGGAACTGCAGGGCATCATGGGACGCGAGTATGCGTTGTTGGACGGTGAAAAGCTCGCTGTCGCGTGCGCGATTGACGAGCAGTATATGCCGCGCTTCGCGGGTGACGAACTGCCGAAGAGCGATCTCGGCTTCGCACTCAGCGTTGCGGACAAGATCGACAACATCGTCGGCACATTTAGTCGCGGCAAGATTCCGACCGGATCGCAGGATCCGTTTGCTCTGCGCCGTCAGGCACTCGGGCTCGTACTCATGCTGATTGAGCGGAAGAGTGGGCTGCTCCTCGGCGATCTCGTCGAGGAGGCGTGTGACCTATATGAATTGAATGATGTGGCTCGGGACAAGATGCAGACAGATGTTGCAGACTTTATTCGTCTGCGCCTCAAGAACGTCCTCACGGAGCGCGGTGTGCGCTACGATGTGCAGGAAGCTGTGCTTACGGACGTGGACTGCGTTGCGGACGTGCCCGTGCGCGCCGCCTATGTGGAGCGTCTGCTTGCATCGGACAGAGCGGAGGCACTCGTGCAGGCTTTCGTTCGCGTCGGCAATATTGCACGCGCGGCAGAGATCGGGACAGTGGATGCAGCGCTCTTTACAGCGCAGGAGGAGGGAGCACTGCTCGCCGCATACGAGAACGTTGTTGCGGTACGTGCCGAGGCTGAGGATCCACTTGCGGCGGAGCATACTCTTGCGAAGGCCATCGACGCGTTCTTTGATGCGGTTATGGTTATGGACAAGGATGAGCGCATCAAGAAAAATCGTCTGACGCTGCTCAAGGCGGTGGACAACTATCTGCTGTGGACGGCAGATTACAGTAAGATCGTATTGAACTAACTGGAATTTCCTAAGAAGGATCGTAATGGTGGAACTGTTTCATGATTTCGATGTTGAACATCGTGCTGCAGTCCACCATTTTTACATTTCCCTCTAGGCAACGCCATTACTTTATGCTATTATATGAAAGTTAAAAATGATAGTTGTTTTCATAATGCGAAGACGACCGTTTCAGGGGGTGAAAATTTGGATGTTACAATGAGGGAAAAGTACCTGTCGTGGGGGGCGTCGTTCGGGATTCATTTTTGTATTCTCGCAGTGGCTGCGGCGATGGGTTTGTTCTCAATGACGACGGAGACGGAGAAGCGTCCGATCGACGTTGAGATCTACGATGCGTCTGCGCCGGAGAGCGCGCCCGAGCCGGCTGCGGCTGAAGCGGCACCGCCGATGCCGAGCATCGACGATATTCCGTTCGAGCCGCCGAAGGAAGAGCGGCAGCAAGAACCGCAGGAACAGCAGGAACAGCCGAAGGAAACGCCGCAGACTGCCGCAACTCATCCGAGTACAGCACCGAGCACCGCCGAGGGGAGGAGCGAGAAGCCGAGTGCTGCGCCTTCGGAGAATGTGGGGAGCGGATCCGGCGAGAGTACGGGACGCGATGCTGCAGCGGCGCAGCGCCCGAGTGTCCCGCCACGGCTGCTCTCGGGCTCTGAACCCGCCTATCCCAAGGAGCTTGAGCGCAAGGGCATCACGGGTACGGTCGGGCTTGCCATTGTGGTCGGGGCAAATGGCGGCGTGCAGAGCGTCGATGTTACAAGCTCCTCGGGGCACGAGGAACTCGATCAGGCGGCGATTACGGCGGCGTATACCTACAGCTTTGAGCCGGCGCGCAACATCTACGATGAGCCGGTCGCATGCCGTGTGAACCGTTCGTTCTCGTTCTCGTGAGAGGGGTTGCAGGGGATCGCTGTCAGTACTAAGGAATCTGTATTCGGACGGGTACAGATTCCTTTTTTATTTGACAAAATACAAGTCTCCATCTAACATGAAACGATATGAACGGAGGGATCGGATGCGTGTGAAGATGTGCGGGATGAGGGCGGTTGCGGCAGCGCGTGTGGTGGAAGAAGCGGGTGCGGACTATATTGGCTTTATCTTTGCAGAAAACAGTCGGCGCTATGTCGCTCCCGAAACAGCGCGGGAGATTGCGCGCGCACTGCGTCACGTAAAGACGGTCGGTGTCTTTGTGGATGCATTGATGTCGGACGTGAATGCGATTGCAGAGCTCGTGGGTCTGGACTATGTGCAGCTGCATGGGCATGAGACGGCGGCGATGGCACGGCAGTCGGAGCGTCCTGTGATCAAGGCGTACCGCTATGGCGATGATTTCTCGGTGGAGGAGGCGAATGCCTATCCCGCCGAGATGATCCTTGTGGACAGCTACGTTGCGGGTGCGGCGGGCGGCACGGGGACGGTGTTCCACTGGCAGGAGGCGGCGCGGGAGATTGCGCGTGTGACGAAACCGGTGCTGATTGCGGGCGGCATTACGACGGAAAATGTCGGCGAAGCCGCCGCAATTTTCCAGCCGTTTGGCGTGGACGTATCGGGGGGGCTTGAGGAGGACGGCGTGAAGTCTGCGGCGAAAATCAGAGCCTTTATGGAAGTGGCACGAAAGTTCCGTTAGGGTTCGCTTAGGAGCTGCACAAGTCATATGTTCTCCTTCGTCCGTTATATTTGACAAATGCGCTGTCCTCCACTAGAATGAGGAAATACGCCGAAAGGCACAGGCCTTATAGAGATGCCGAAGGAGGTGCAGTGTGCGCGATATATTAGCCGAAATTGTCGAAAAGAAGCGCAGAATCGTAGCGGACGCAAAGAAACGTCGCCCGCTCGACGAACTGAAAGAAAATCTCCCATGCGGTACGTTCCGCATGGCGGAGCACTTCCGATGGCGTGGCTGGGGACTGATCGCAGAGTGCAAACTGCAGTCGCCCGCAAAGGGGCGGTTGACAACAAGTCACAGTGTCACAGAGCTGGCCGAAATTTACGTGTCGACGGGTGCAGCGGTGCTCTCCGTGCATACCGATCCGCATTTCCTCGGAAGCAATGAGGACTTCGCGGCGGTGCGTGCGCGTGTGGATACGCCTCTCTTGCGTAAGGACTTTATCATCGACCCGTATCAGGTCTACGAGGCACGTGCACTCGGCGCGGATGCCGTTCTTCTCATCGTGCGTATTCTCTCGCCCGCGCAGCTGAAAGAACTGCTCTACCTCACATGGAGTCTTGGCATGGATGCTCTCGTGGAGGTGCATGACCGCGCCGATCTTGCGATTGCACAGGAAACCCCTGCGGAGTTCATCGGCATCAACAACCGCAACCTCGTGACGTTCGAGACGAGCGTTCAGACGACGCTTGACCTCCTGCCATATGCGGACATGGATCGCACGCTCATCAGCGAGAGCGGCATATTCACGCGTACGGATGCCCTGCGCGTCTATGAGGCGGGCTGCAAGGGGGTGCTCGTGGGCGAGGGGCTTGTGCGGGCGGCAGATGTGGGCGCATTTGCAGGAGAATTGGCGCATATAAAGGAGCAATGATATATATGGGTAAGAAGGGAAGATTTGGCGACTACGGCGGGCAGTACGTGCCCGAAATCGCGATGCCTGCGTTGAATGAGCTGGAAGAAGCATATCTGAAATACCGCGCGGATGAGGACTTCCTCACGGAGTTTCGCAGCTATCTCCGTGACTATGCGGGCCGCCCGACGAACCTCTACTTTGCCGAGCGTCTGACAAGGCACTACGGCAAGGCGAACATCTATCTGAAACGCGAGGATCTCCTCCACACGGGCGCACACAAGATCAACAATGCGCTCGGACAGGCGCTCCTCGCGCAGCGCATGGGCAAGAAGCGCATTGTCGCGGAGACGGGCGCGGGGCAGCACGGCGTTGCGACGGCGACGGTCGCAGCGCTCTTCGGCATGGAGTGCCACATCTTTATGGGGGCGGTGGACGTGGAGCGTCAGCGGCTCAATGTGTTCCGTATGCGTCTGCTGGGAGCGACGGTCATCCCCGTGTCGAGCGGCACGGGTACGCTCAAGGATGCGACGAGCGAGGCGATCCGCTACTGGGCGACGAACATCACGGATACCTACTACGTCATCGGTTCGGTGGTCGGTCCACACCCCTATCCCGAGATGGTGCGTGACTTCCAGAAGGTCATCGGCGAGGAGATTCGTGCACAGGCAAAGGAGCGGTTCGGTGCAAAGCCCGACTACCTCGTCGCGTGCATCGGTGGCGGCAGCAACGCGATGGGAACGTTCTATGATTTTCGTAACGACGCGGATGTCAGGAAGTTCTGCGTCGAGGGCGGCGGACGCGGTGACGCGGACGGGGACAATGCAAAGACCCTCAGCGGCGCAGGTACGCCCGGCATTCTCCACGGTGCATACAGCTACCTCCTGCAGGATGCGGACGGGCAGGTCGTTGAGGCGTACAGCATCTCGGCGGGACTGGACTACCCCGGCGTCGGTCCGGAGCATTCCTATTTCAAGGATCAGGGCATTGTCACCTACGTTTCCGTGACGGATCAAGAGGCTCTTGCGGCATTTCAGAGACTTTCGCGCATCGAGGGCATCATCCCCGCGCTTGAGAGTTCGCACGCGCTTGCGTATCTCGAAAAACTCATGCCCGAGACGAAGGCGGGTGAGAATGTTGTCGTCTGTCTCTCGGGACGCGGCGACAAGGACGTGCAGATGGTTGCAAAGGAACTGGGGGAGGAGATCGCATGAGCAAGCGGCTGGATGAAAAACTCGCGAAGCTCCGCGCAGACGGCCGCACAGGGCTGTACATCTATGTGACGGCGGGATGCCCGAGTGCAGAGGCGACCGTGGACATCGTGCGCCGTGCCGAGGCGGCGGGAGCGGATGTGATCGAGCTTGGACTTCCCTTCTCCGACCCGATGGCGGATGGCCCTGTCATTCAGGAGGCGAGCGTCATCGCCCTCCGGAACGGCATGACGATGGCAAAGGCACTTGAACTCGTCAAGGAGATTCGCAGGTACTCCGAGATTCCGCTCATCGGGATGGGCTACATCAACATGGTGCTCCACTACGGCTTCGAGAAGTTCGTTGCGGACTTCAAGGCGGCGGGCATGGATGGCGTGATCTTTCCCGACGTACCGCACGAGGAGTCGGCGGATCTGCGGCGGATCTGCGCCGCGCATGACTTTACCCTGACGGAGTTCATCACGCCGGGCACGACCGAGGAGCGTATGGCTGAGACGTGCAAGGACGCGCGCGGCTTCATTTACTGCATTTCGAACTACGGTGTCACGGGTGTCAAGGAGATCGACTACTCTATCATTGGCTCTGTCTGCAAGGCGGCACGCCGCTATACGGACGTACCGCTTGCCATCGGCTTCGGCATCGGAACGCCTGCGGCGGCGGCACACGCGGGAAAGCAGGCGGACGGTGTCATCGTCGGCAGTGCTGTGGTGAAACAGATCATCAACGGCGACATCGACGGCGGCATTCAGCTCATCGCTGATATGCGCAGGGCGCTCGATGCGTAAATTCATTCGTTCGAATCCCACGAAACCCCTTGCACGCATCCTTCAAACGTGATATACTATGCCCTGTCGCGTGAGCGTGTGCGTCTTTCGTGCGCGTTCGCATCAAATTAACTCTGCCGCTCTTAGGGGGGCGGTCACAGACCGAAGAGGAGGTGATTTCGTGAGATTGTACGAAGTCATATTTATTGTGAAGCCGATGGAGGAAGAAGCGACAAACGCCGTCATCGAGAAGTTCACAAAGCTCATTCAGGCAAACGGCGGTAAGATCGAGAAAGAGGATCGCTGGGGCAAGAAGCGCCTCGCCTATGAGATCAAGGACAACAGTGAAGGATACTACGTTCTGCTGTACGTCAATGCAGAGCCCGCCTGCGTCGCCGAGTGCGACCGCGTGATGAAGATCACGGACGAGCTTTTGAAGCACATGATCGTCCGTGCGGACGGTGTCGAGGAGTAATCGACGGACGGGAATCCATCCAGGAGAGAGAAACCGATGAACAGAGTCATATTGATCGGTCGCCTTACGCGCGATCCGGAGATTCGCTACACACAGAGCGGAAAGGCGTTCTGCCGCTTCACGATTGCGGTGGATCGGCGGTTCTCGCGGGCTGCGCAGCAGGAAGGCCAGCAGACGGCGGACTTCATTCCCGTTACCTGTTGGGAAAAGCTTGCCGAGATCTGCGGAAACAATCTGACGAAGGGGCGCCGCATTGGTGTCGAGGGGCGCATTCAGGTGCGCAGTTATGACGGCAGCGACGGACAGCGCAAGTACGCGACGGATGTTGTGGCGGACAATGTGGAGTTTCTTGATTCCAAGAATGCCGGCAGCTCCTCGGGCGGCTATGACGCGCCGACGGGGCGCAGTGCAGCACCCGCAGCGGGCGGCGCACCGGATATGATGGGTCCCGTGATTCCTGACGACGACATTCCATTCTGAGCGGGTGACGCTCAGTACATCCCGTAATAAGGAGGGACAGCGAAATGATGAAACGAGATCGAGGCCGCAAGCCTCGTCGTAAGGTCTGCTCGTTCTGCGTGGACAAGGTGGATCACATCGACTACAAGGACGCAGCAAAGCTGCGCCGCTTCACGACGGAGCGCGGCAAGATCCTGCCGCGCCGCATTTCCGGCAACTGCGCGAAGCATCAGCGTCAGGTGACGCTTGCGATCAAGCGCGCGCGTAATATTGCGCTTCTTCCGTTCACAGCGGAGTAAATCGGTGTCGTACCGACAAGGTACAGCAATACCAAAAGAGGCGATTGGACGAAACCTTCTGTTTCGTTCAATCGCCTCTTTTATTTGTGCATTGTAATCTCGTCCAACAGCCGTCCGTCTGTCATTTCACATTGTATGTGAAGTCTATGCTCATCTGCTTCCATGTAGAGATAATTCGATGGTGTCGGATTTGGTCCTGCGGCAATATCATAGCTTTCTGCGCGAACGTCAAAGTACTGATTTCCCGCAGGTCCCGCGAGGAGATAGAGCGTGCCGCGTGCATCTGTCTGCCGCGCACGGATGCAGCGGCGACGGTAGGCGTGGACGTGACCCGAGATAACGAGGTCGATGCCGAGTGTGTCGAATGTGTCCAAGAACATCTGCCCCACGTCGCTGATGCCATCATTTGTTTGCTGGTCGGGCTGATACTCGCCGTATGAGAGAATGTCCTTGTGCATAAGGACGACCTTCCACACGGCGGTGCTTTCCTTTGCGTCGCGGTTCAGCCAATCCATCTGCTCCGTCTTTAACTTTTCGCCGTATTCCTCAGCTTCGAGGAATTGCGTATCAAGGACGATGATATGCACTGCATCAAGATCAAAGGAGTAGTAGCGTCCGCGAAATGCGCGGCTGCCGTTGTCGGGGAGTGCAAAGGTTTTCAGATAGCGCACGGGCGGAACGGCAGTCCAGTTCAGTCCGTAGTATTCGTGGTTGCCGAGGACGGGGGCGTGCATATGACGCGCGAGCGGGGAATTTGCACCCTCCATCGCCTCGAAGAATGCACGCCAGTGCCATGCGGACTCTCCGTTGTCCGTGAGATCACCGACAATGGCGGCACAGTCGGCATCCGGATGACGCGCCCACGCCGTCTGATAGGTCGCGCCCCATACGTCGTAACTCTCGCCGCATTGACTGTCCGAAAAGAACAGGACACGCGTCTGTCCGTTTTCATGGATGGGCAGGAGGGGAATCCACTCCGTTGCGCCCGTTGCGTGCACGACACGATAGGCACTGCCTGTGGCGGCAGGAATCTCACAGCGATAGATGAACTGTACCTCGTCATCCATGGAGAGGTAGGTATAGGCGGGAGTCCGGCGATCTATACGTCCTTGGCTGTCACGCTGCTCGATGCGTACATTTTCGAGCTGCTGCGGGCTGTCCCACTGGATCATGCGCGTTTTTGCGGGCTGTGCCGTGACGATCTGGCGCAGATGACGTATATCCTTTGCGCCGGCAGCAGCGTGCGGCACAAAGAGCCCGCCGAGCCCCATCGTCAGAATGCTGCTTATGGCGGTCTGCAAAAACGAGCGGCGCGTCATTCTTTTTTCTCCATGTTCTGCGTAACAGCTTCGGTGCGCATCAGATTTTTCTCATATCGGATGGCAGTGTAGATGAGGATGCCGGCGACGATGACGACGGCGATGAGGCGTGTATTGTCCTCCTGCTGCATGATGATGTCATGTCCGATGATCGCCTCGATGCCCGTCGAGGGGAATTTGCCGACGAGCGAGGCGAGCACATAGTCGCGGAAGCGGATGGAGGAGAGTGCGCCAACGGCATTCATAATGGCAGAGGGGAGGTAGGGGACCATGCGTCCGATCAGCATGATGATAAATCCCTTGCTGCCGCTGTACTGGTCGACCTTCGCGAGGAAGGGGCTTTTGGCAATCGCTTTCTCTGCGGCATCGCGGAAGTAGAAGCGCATAAGGACGAATGCGACCGTTACGCCGACGGTCTCTGCGACGCAGGAGAGGACGATGCCGGGCACGATGCCGAAAAGGATGACGTTTGCCGTCGAGAAGATGACGGCGGGCGGGAAGCCAAGCGCATTTGTGAAAAGGGTGAGAAGGAAAGCAAAGACGATCGCCCACTCGCCGAACGAGCGGATGTACTCGACCGTGTTCGGAATGTCGCCGCTCGCGAGCAGCGTAAAGAGCTCGGGCAGGAATTCCGGCGCGAGTACGTGTATGATAACAAAGAGCAGGACGATCGCAAGCGCTGCACCGATTTTCAAGATACCCATGCCCATTTGCTGCTTCATGACAATGAACCTCCTAGGTGGTGAGAACCAGCGTGAGCGCACCGAGAATCAGTGCAATGCTGAAGCCCTGCATTGCGTTTGCGATGCTTTTGCCATAGCGACGGGAATAGCGCTCGACAATCTTTCGAACTTCAAAAATTAAAAAGGATAGACAAAAGAAAACGAGGGAGAGATCCCCCTCTATCCAGCCGAAGGCGAAGATCAGTGCGGCGAGCACAATGCCGGTCTGCTCTCCGCGTGAAAAGATGCGTTTTGGCGGGGCTGCATGTTCACGCTCGTCAATCTGCGCACGCGTGAGAGGAATGCCCATCTCGTCGACTTTTTCCCCATTGCGGTCAAACCAGCGGTAGTGGAATCCCAAGGTTATCACCTCCGTGGATGCGTGCTATGTTGCAATACGCCGCTGTGCAGGGCGTGGATTTGGTTTCGGCAGATCCGGGCGCTTGTTTGGTTTCAGAGCGGGCTTTTCCGGTGATGGATGTACGGGCGGGTTCGGCGTGCTTGGTGTC of the Selenomonas dianae genome contains:
- a CDS encoding 3'-5' exonuclease — translated: MLGKILVFDTETTGFRSDDEVLTLAVVDGTGKTLVDGMYAPVRKSAWPEAEKINRISPAMVADCAPIRAHQAELERLFNAADTLLVGYNIAFDIRLLAQSGIRITNPNRHDVMQAFSEFRKVPDARRGGYRWWKLTECADYYRYDWGTTEAHGALADTLATLYCYQKMNEPVYEEQSLF
- the glyQ gene encoding glycine--tRNA ligase subunit alpha, translated to MKFQEVILALQEFWSGQGCILAQPYDVEKGAGTMSPWTFLRVLGPEPWNVAYVEPSRRPADGRYGDNPNRLYQHHQFQVIMKPSPDNIQELYLESLARLGIRAAEHDIRFVEDNWESPTLGAWGLGWEVWLDGMEITQFTYFQQVGSQDVKPVSVEITYGLERLAMYIQGVENVYDIAWTDDVTYGDVFHQNEFEQSTYAFDLSDEALLFDLFDKYEAEAVRVIGAGHVHPAHDYVLKCSHTFNLLDARGAISVSQRTAFIGRVRKLARLCAEAYLEQRKALGYPMLKKEGKA
- the glyS gene encoding glycine--tRNA ligase subunit beta, with protein sequence MSKDLLLEIGTEEVPAHVMPHLLDDLKRLASNMLAERRFAYENLRTIGTPRRTALLVTGLAERQEDVRTETRGPSVAIAFDAEGNPTKAGAGFARGQGIEPSALIQRDGYVYASVHEKGAETAQLLTELLPELIRAIPLPNSMRWGDLDFRFIRPIRWIVALYGTEVVPFTLANVTSGNTSRGHRTLAPQDFVIASPADYEAACEKAYIIVDQERRRAMITEQIAAVAKECSGTAEITPDLLEEVLYLVEYPTALSGSFEEKYLALPAEAVITPMRDHQRYFPVKAEDGSLLPVFITVRNGGKEYLDVVAHGNERVLRARLADAQFFFDEDRKKSLAEHREKLKTVVFQQGLGSMYEKTERLMGLVTAIVEDLADDDAAYEMMAVDAQRAAELSKADLVTGMVTEFTELQGIMGREYALLDGEKLAVACAIDEQYMPRFAGDELPKSDLGFALSVADKIDNIVGTFSRGKIPTGSQDPFALRRQALGLVLMLIERKSGLLLGDLVEEACDLYELNDVARDKMQTDVADFIRLRLKNVLTERGVRYDVQEAVLTDVDCVADVPVRAAYVERLLASDRAEALVQAFVRVGNIARAAEIGTVDAALFTAQEEGALLAAYENVVAVRAEAEDPLAAEHTLAKAIDAFFDAVMVMDKDERIKKNRLTLLKAVDNYLLWTADYSKIVLN
- a CDS encoding energy transducer TonB, giving the protein MDVTMREKYLSWGASFGIHFCILAVAAAMGLFSMTTETEKRPIDVEIYDASAPESAPEPAAAEAAPPMPSIDDIPFEPPKEERQQEPQEQQEQPKETPQTAATHPSTAPSTAEGRSEKPSAAPSENVGSGSGESTGRDAAAAQRPSVPPRLLSGSEPAYPKELERKGITGTVGLAIVVGANGGVQSVDVTSSSGHEELDQAAITAAYTYSFEPARNIYDEPVACRVNRSFSFS
- a CDS encoding phosphoribosylanthranilate isomerase — translated: MRVKMCGMRAVAAARVVEEAGADYIGFIFAENSRRYVAPETAREIARALRHVKTVGVFVDALMSDVNAIAELVGLDYVQLHGHETAAMARQSERPVIKAYRYGDDFSVEEANAYPAEMILVDSYVAGAAGGTGTVFHWQEAAREIARVTKPVLIAGGITTENVGEAAAIFQPFGVDVSGGLEEDGVKSAAKIRAFMEVARKFR
- the trpC gene encoding indole-3-glycerol phosphate synthase TrpC, with protein sequence MRDILAEIVEKKRRIVADAKKRRPLDELKENLPCGTFRMAEHFRWRGWGLIAECKLQSPAKGRLTTSHSVTELAEIYVSTGAAVLSVHTDPHFLGSNEDFAAVRARVDTPLLRKDFIIDPYQVYEARALGADAVLLIVRILSPAQLKELLYLTWSLGMDALVEVHDRADLAIAQETPAEFIGINNRNLVTFETSVQTTLDLLPYADMDRTLISESGIFTRTDALRVYEAGCKGVLVGEGLVRAADVGAFAGELAHIKEQ
- the trpB gene encoding tryptophan synthase subunit beta, producing MGKKGRFGDYGGQYVPEIAMPALNELEEAYLKYRADEDFLTEFRSYLRDYAGRPTNLYFAERLTRHYGKANIYLKREDLLHTGAHKINNALGQALLAQRMGKKRIVAETGAGQHGVATATVAALFGMECHIFMGAVDVERQRLNVFRMRLLGATVIPVSSGTGTLKDATSEAIRYWATNITDTYYVIGSVVGPHPYPEMVRDFQKVIGEEIRAQAKERFGAKPDYLVACIGGGSNAMGTFYDFRNDADVRKFCVEGGGRGDADGDNAKTLSGAGTPGILHGAYSYLLQDADGQVVEAYSISAGLDYPGVGPEHSYFKDQGIVTYVSVTDQEALAAFQRLSRIEGIIPALESSHALAYLEKLMPETKAGENVVVCLSGRGDKDVQMVAKELGEEIA
- the trpA gene encoding tryptophan synthase subunit alpha produces the protein MSKRLDEKLAKLRADGRTGLYIYVTAGCPSAEATVDIVRRAEAAGADVIELGLPFSDPMADGPVIQEASVIALRNGMTMAKALELVKEIRRYSEIPLIGMGYINMVLHYGFEKFVADFKAAGMDGVIFPDVPHEESADLRRICAAHDFTLTEFITPGTTEERMAETCKDARGFIYCISNYGVTGVKEIDYSIIGSVCKAARRYTDVPLAIGFGIGTPAAAAHAGKQADGVIVGSAVVKQIINGDIDGGIQLIADMRRALDA
- the rpsF gene encoding 30S ribosomal protein S6; this encodes MRLYEVIFIVKPMEEEATNAVIEKFTKLIQANGGKIEKEDRWGKKRLAYEIKDNSEGYYVLLYVNAEPACVAECDRVMKITDELLKHMIVRADGVEE
- a CDS encoding single-stranded DNA-binding protein; translated protein: MNRVILIGRLTRDPEIRYTQSGKAFCRFTIAVDRRFSRAAQQEGQQTADFIPVTCWEKLAEICGNNLTKGRRIGVEGRIQVRSYDGSDGQRKYATDVVADNVEFLDSKNAGSSSGGYDAPTGRSAAPAAGGAPDMMGPVIPDDDIPF
- the rpsR gene encoding 30S ribosomal protein S18; amino-acid sequence: MMKRDRGRKPRRKVCSFCVDKVDHIDYKDAAKLRRFTTERGKILPRRISGNCAKHQRQVTLAIKRARNIALLPFTAE
- a CDS encoding metallophosphoesterase family protein, coding for MTRRSFLQTAISSILTMGLGGLFVPHAAAGAKDIRHLRQIVTAQPAKTRMIQWDSPQQLENVRIEQRDSQGRIDRRTPAYTYLSMDDEVQFIYRCEIPAATGSAYRVVHATGATEWIPLLPIHENGQTRVLFFSDSQCGESYDVWGATYQTAWARHPDADCAAIVGDLTDNGESAWHWRAFFEAMEGANSPLARHMHAPVLGNHEYYGLNWTAVPPVRYLKTFALPDNGSRAFRGRYYSFDLDAVHIIVLDTQFLEAEEYGEKLKTEQMDWLNRDAKESTAVWKVVLMHKDILSYGEYQPDQQTNDGISDVGQMFLDTFDTLGIDLVISGHVHAYRRRCIRARQTDARGTLYLLAGPAGNQYFDVRAESYDIAAGPNPTPSNYLYMEADEHRLHIQCEMTDGRLLDEITMHK